A stretch of the Mycobacterium sp. ITM-2016-00317 genome encodes the following:
- a CDS encoding APA family fibronectin-binding glycoprotein, whose protein sequence is MDQPDVHLQRRNGLPTSLRRSALTGATAAALAAALALPGVAYAQPAPPAPSPAPVAEAPQAPADPNAPVPPAPVDPNAPVPPAPPAPADPNPPAPAPADPNAAPAPADPNAPVDPNAPQAPAPEPGRVDNAAGGFSYVVPAGWEVSDSTQLSYGQALLTKLPPEGAPADAQPPNDTSVLLGRLDLKLFAGAESDNTKAAQRLASDMGEFFMPFPGTRINQQTVPLDANGMTGVASSYEVKFTDTNKPNGQIWAGVVGTPVAPGTPRGQRTPERWFVVWLGTATNPIPQNEAITLANSIRPFTPPPPPVADPNAPLPPADPNAPPPRPAVGVPVPVDPNTAPGMLPPA, encoded by the coding sequence ATGGATCAGCCGGACGTGCATCTTCAGCGCCGTAATGGGTTGCCGACGTCGTTGCGACGCTCGGCACTGACCGGCGCCACCGCGGCCGCGTTGGCCGCAGCCCTTGCCCTGCCCGGAGTGGCGTACGCCCAGCCGGCGCCGCCCGCCCCGTCGCCGGCCCCGGTAGCCGAGGCGCCGCAGGCGCCCGCCGATCCCAACGCCCCGGTCCCGCCCGCGCCGGTCGACCCGAACGCGCCGGTTCCGCCGGCGCCGCCCGCGCCTGCCGATCCCAACCCCCCGGCACCCGCGCCCGCCGATCCGAACGCAGCACCGGCACCTGCCGACCCGAACGCTCCGGTTGACCCGAACGCCCCGCAGGCGCCCGCGCCGGAACCCGGCCGCGTCGACAACGCCGCCGGCGGCTTCAGCTACGTGGTGCCGGCCGGCTGGGAGGTCTCCGATTCGACCCAGTTGTCGTACGGGCAGGCGCTGCTGACCAAGCTGCCGCCCGAGGGCGCCCCGGCCGACGCGCAGCCGCCCAACGACACCAGCGTGCTGCTCGGCCGGCTCGACCTGAAGCTGTTCGCCGGCGCGGAGAGCGACAACACCAAGGCCGCCCAGCGACTGGCCTCGGACATGGGTGAGTTCTTCATGCCGTTCCCGGGCACCCGGATCAACCAGCAGACCGTGCCGCTGGACGCCAACGGCATGACCGGCGTCGCGTCGTCCTACGAGGTCAAGTTCACCGACACCAACAAGCCCAACGGCCAGATCTGGGCCGGCGTCGTCGGTACTCCGGTCGCCCCGGGCACGCCGCGCGGGCAGCGCACTCCGGAGCGCTGGTTCGTGGTGTGGCTCGGCACGGCGACCAACCCGATCCCGCAGAATGAGGCGATCACGCTGGCGAACTCGATTCGTCCCTTCACGCCTCCGCCGCCCCCGGTGGCCGATCCGAACGCGCCGTTGCCACCGGCGGATCCGAACGCGCCGCCGCCGCGTCCCGCGGTCGGTGTGCCCGTTCCGGTCGACCCGAACACGGCCCCCGGGATGCTGCCGCCCGCCTGA
- a CDS encoding urease accessory protein UreD: protein MRSDVVIVARPGRGPHLECSGGIAARRTAPDTVHLVSSVATPLGGDAISIRVVVEQGARLKVRTVAATIALPGATTTESHATWELEVAGALDLDPEPTIVAATSRHLTWTRMTLAGAGELRLRERVQIGRTGERQGFWSGSLHADLDGAPLLRHRVELGHESSADDEIAAPRAAVSELHYPRTDVDTAGVALRLAAGGCLTTWQGERL, encoded by the coding sequence ATGCGCTCGGACGTGGTGATCGTCGCGCGGCCCGGACGCGGACCCCACCTCGAGTGCAGTGGCGGGATCGCGGCACGGCGCACCGCACCCGACACGGTGCACCTGGTGTCGTCGGTGGCCACCCCGCTGGGCGGCGACGCGATCTCGATCCGCGTGGTCGTCGAGCAGGGCGCCCGGCTGAAGGTCCGCACCGTGGCAGCCACCATCGCGCTCCCGGGTGCGACGACCACCGAGTCACACGCGACCTGGGAGCTCGAGGTCGCGGGCGCGCTGGACCTGGACCCGGAGCCGACCATCGTGGCGGCCACCTCCCGGCACCTGACCTGGACCCGCATGACGCTGGCCGGCGCCGGGGAGCTGCGGCTGCGCGAGCGGGTACAGATCGGCAGAACCGGTGAGCGGCAAGGCTTCTGGTCAGGATCGCTGCACGCCGACCTCGACGGCGCCCCGCTGCTCAGACACCGGGTGGAGCTGGGCCACGAGTCGTCGGCCGACGACGAGATCGCGGCTCCGCGGGCCGCGGTCAGCGAACTGCACTATCCCCGTACCGATGTCGACACCGCCGGGGTCGCACTGCGGCTGGCCGCAGGCGGATGCCTGACCACCTGGCAGGGGGAGAGGCTCTAG
- a CDS encoding SDR family oxidoreductase: MDVLITGCDTDLGRTIAENFSEAGHTVLIGGRRREELEVLAKELDVDALVFDNTDPASVAELHGRVPAHLDTIINVPAPTWTAGDPRTYTLDDHATEWRGLFDAGVVAPMLTVQVLGDHMRSGGSIVTVIPDFPREGSAASAVKAAVSDWTAGLANHFGIRGITVNAVAVGRGVEPGYDGLSATPPSVASEISRLSLFLTTGSARHITGQTLHVTHGALANFG; the protein is encoded by the coding sequence ATGGACGTGCTGATCACAGGATGCGACACAGATCTGGGACGCACGATCGCGGAGAACTTCAGCGAAGCCGGCCACACCGTGCTCATCGGCGGTCGCCGCCGTGAGGAGCTCGAGGTTCTGGCCAAGGAGCTCGACGTCGACGCGCTCGTCTTCGACAACACCGATCCGGCTTCGGTCGCCGAGCTGCACGGCCGCGTCCCCGCTCACCTCGACACGATCATCAATGTGCCGGCGCCGACCTGGACGGCGGGCGACCCCCGCACCTACACCCTCGACGACCACGCCACGGAGTGGCGCGGCCTGTTCGACGCCGGCGTCGTCGCCCCGATGCTGACCGTGCAGGTGCTCGGCGACCACATGCGGTCCGGCGGCTCCATCGTCACCGTCATCCCCGACTTCCCCCGCGAAGGCAGTGCTGCGTCAGCGGTCAAGGCGGCCGTGTCGGACTGGACCGCCGGCCTGGCCAACCACTTCGGCATCCGCGGCATCACGGTCAACGCGGTGGCCGTGGGCCGTGGCGTGGAGCCCGGATACGACGGCCTGAGCGCCACCCCCCCGTCGGTCGCGTCCGAGATCTCCCGGCTCTCGCTGTTCCTGACCACCGGATCGGCCCGCCACATCACCGGCCAGACACTGCACGTCACCCACGGCGCGCTCGCCAACTTCGGCTGA
- a CDS encoding PaaI family thioesterase produces the protein MTTEVPEGLGEGFDRVLGLEYLEMTPDGGQARLEITEKLLQPWGIVHGGVYCAVIESMASVSGHIWLSQHGGGTVVGVNNNTDFLRAIGSGTVTATSTPIHRGRRQQLWLITITDDTDRVVARGQVRLQNIAQD, from the coding sequence GTGACGACAGAAGTACCGGAGGGCCTCGGCGAAGGCTTCGACCGAGTTCTCGGCCTGGAGTATCTGGAGATGACCCCCGACGGCGGGCAGGCCCGGTTGGAGATCACCGAAAAGCTGCTGCAGCCATGGGGAATCGTGCACGGCGGGGTGTACTGCGCGGTGATCGAGAGCATGGCCAGCGTTTCCGGGCATATCTGGCTCTCCCAGCACGGAGGCGGCACGGTCGTCGGCGTCAACAACAACACCGATTTCCTGCGGGCCATCGGATCCGGGACCGTCACGGCGACGTCGACGCCGATCCATCGCGGCCGCCGCCAGCAGTTGTGGCTGATCACCATCACCGACGACACCGACCGTGTGGTGGCGCGCGGGCAGGTGCGCCTGCAGAACATCGCCCAGGACTGA
- a CDS encoding GlsB/YeaQ/YmgE family stress response membrane protein: protein MDVVAATEFLARSTTLTSVGWIGYIIIGALAGWIAGKIIKGSGSGLLMNIVIGIVGALIGGFLLSFFVDTAGGGWWFTLFTAILGAVILLWIVGKVTKSRV from the coding sequence ATGGACGTCGTGGCAGCTACCGAGTTTCTCGCCCGTTCGACCACGCTGACCAGCGTGGGCTGGATCGGCTACATCATCATCGGGGCGCTCGCGGGATGGATCGCCGGCAAGATCATCAAGGGGTCCGGCTCGGGCCTGCTGATGAACATCGTGATCGGCATCGTCGGTGCCCTCATCGGCGGCTTCCTGCTGAGCTTCTTCGTCGACACCGCAGGCGGCGGCTGGTGGTTCACGCTGTTCACCGCCATCCTCGGTGCGGTGATCCTGCTGTGGATCGTCGGGAAGGTCACCAAGTCGCGCGTCTGA
- a CDS encoding NAD(P)/FAD-dependent oxidoreductase, translated as MSHPGATPTDRHKVVIIGSGFGGLTAAKTLKRADVDIKLVARTTHHLFQPLLYQVATGIISEGEIAPATRVILRNQKNAQVLLGDVTKIDLKTKTIRSELLGHTYVTPFDSLIVAAGAGQSYFGNDHFAEWAPGMKSIDDALELRGRILGSFEQAERSSDPARREKLLTFVVVGAGPTGVEMAGQIAELADHTLKGAFRHIDSTKARVILLDAAPAVLPPMGEKLGKKAQARLEKLGVEIQLNAMVTDVDRNGITVKDPDGTIRRIEAACKVWSAGVSASPLGRDLAEQSGVELDRAGRVKVLPDLSIPGHPNVFVVGDMAAVEGVPGMAQGAIQGGKYAAKAIAAGLKGADPAEREPFNYFDKGSMATVSRFSAVAKIGPLEFEGFIAWLSWLVLHLVYLVGFKTKIVTLLSWTVTFLSTKRGQLTITEQQAYARTRIEELEEIAAAAQDTERAAS; from the coding sequence ATGAGCCATCCCGGAGCCACTCCGACCGATCGGCACAAGGTCGTGATCATCGGATCGGGTTTCGGCGGGTTGACCGCGGCCAAGACGCTCAAGCGCGCCGATGTCGACATCAAGCTGGTCGCCCGCACCACCCATCATCTGTTCCAGCCGCTGCTCTACCAGGTCGCGACCGGCATCATCTCCGAAGGCGAGATCGCGCCCGCGACCCGGGTGATCCTGCGCAATCAGAAGAACGCGCAGGTGCTGCTCGGCGACGTGACGAAGATCGACCTGAAGACCAAGACGATCCGGTCCGAACTGCTCGGCCACACCTACGTCACGCCGTTCGACAGCCTGATCGTCGCCGCGGGTGCCGGCCAGTCGTATTTCGGCAACGACCACTTCGCGGAGTGGGCCCCGGGCATGAAGTCGATCGACGACGCACTGGAGTTGCGCGGCCGGATCCTCGGTTCGTTCGAGCAGGCGGAGCGCTCCAGCGACCCCGCCCGCCGGGAGAAGCTGCTGACCTTCGTGGTCGTCGGCGCAGGTCCGACGGGCGTCGAGATGGCCGGTCAGATCGCCGAGTTGGCCGACCACACGCTCAAAGGTGCGTTCCGGCACATCGATTCGACGAAGGCGCGGGTGATCCTGCTCGACGCCGCGCCTGCCGTACTGCCGCCGATGGGTGAGAAGCTGGGCAAGAAGGCGCAGGCCAGGCTGGAGAAGCTGGGCGTCGAGATCCAGCTCAACGCGATGGTCACCGACGTCGACCGCAACGGCATCACCGTCAAGGATCCCGACGGCACGATCCGCCGGATCGAGGCGGCGTGCAAGGTGTGGTCGGCCGGGGTGTCGGCCAGCCCGCTCGGCCGTGACCTGGCCGAACAGTCCGGCGTCGAGCTCGACCGCGCCGGACGGGTCAAGGTGCTGCCCGACCTGTCGATCCCGGGGCATCCGAACGTGTTCGTCGTCGGCGACATGGCCGCCGTCGAAGGTGTGCCCGGGATGGCCCAGGGGGCGATCCAGGGCGGCAAGTACGCCGCCAAGGCGATCGCGGCGGGCCTCAAGGGCGCCGACCCCGCCGAGCGTGAACCGTTCAACTACTTCGACAAGGGCTCGATGGCCACGGTGTCGCGGTTCAGCGCGGTCGCCAAGATCGGTCCGCTGGAGTTCGAGGGTTTCATCGCCTGGCTGTCCTGGCTGGTGCTGCACCTGGTCTATTTGGTCGGCTTCAAGACCAAGATCGTCACGCTGCTGTCGTGGACTGTGACGTTCCTGTCGACCAAGCGGGGTCAGCTGACCATCACCGAACAGCAGGCCTACGCGCGGACGCGGATCGAGGAACTCGAGGAGATCGCCGCCGCCGCGCAGGACACCGAGAGGGCCGCGAGCTAG
- a CDS encoding urease subunit gamma, with protein sequence MRLTPHEQERLLLSYAAELARRRRARGLRLNHPEAVAVITDHILEGARDGRTVAELMVSGREVLGRDDVMDGIPEMLADVQVEATFPDGTKLVTVHHPIP encoded by the coding sequence ATGCGTTTGACGCCGCATGAACAGGAACGGCTGCTGCTGTCGTATGCCGCCGAGCTCGCCCGCCGCCGCCGGGCGCGGGGACTGAGGCTCAATCACCCCGAGGCGGTCGCGGTGATCACCGATCACATCCTCGAAGGCGCCCGCGACGGCCGCACCGTGGCCGAGCTGATGGTCAGCGGCCGTGAGGTTCTCGGTCGCGACGACGTGATGGACGGCATTCCGGAGATGCTCGCCGACGTCCAGGTGGAGGCGACGTTCCCGGACGGCACCAAACTCGTCACCGTCCACCACCCGATCCCGTGA
- a CDS encoding LLM class F420-dependent oxidoreductase: MTIRLGLQINNFSYGTGVPELFPTVIAQAQEADSSGFDSVFLMDHFYQLPGNGTPDQPMLEAYTALGALATVTENVQLGTLVTGNTYRNPTLLAKNITTLDVISQGRAVLGIGTGWFELEHDQLGFEFGTFTERFDKLGESLQIIVPMLAGERPTFTGRYYRTEEAMANPRFRDHIPLMIGGSGEKKTIPLAARHFDHLNVIAGFDELARKVEVVRQRCEEIDRDPATLETSMLVGAVVGEGVSADMIPEDFRQRMVAGTPDQVAEQIKAKVLDAGIDGVIVFLPTGMVGYQPGQISALGEALKPLVSA, translated from the coding sequence ATGACCATCCGACTTGGCTTGCAGATCAACAACTTCTCGTACGGCACCGGCGTGCCCGAGTTGTTCCCCACCGTCATCGCCCAGGCTCAAGAGGCCGACTCATCGGGCTTCGATTCGGTGTTCCTGATGGACCACTTCTACCAACTGCCCGGCAACGGCACCCCTGACCAACCGATGCTGGAGGCCTACACGGCGCTGGGCGCGCTGGCCACGGTGACCGAGAACGTGCAGTTGGGCACACTGGTCACCGGCAACACCTACCGCAATCCGACCCTGTTGGCCAAGAACATCACCACCCTGGACGTGATCAGCCAGGGCCGGGCCGTGCTGGGTATCGGTACCGGCTGGTTCGAGCTCGAACACGACCAGCTCGGCTTCGAGTTCGGCACGTTCACCGAGCGGTTCGACAAGCTCGGCGAGTCGCTGCAGATCATCGTCCCGATGCTCGCGGGCGAGCGCCCGACGTTCACCGGGCGCTACTACCGCACCGAGGAGGCGATGGCCAATCCCCGCTTCCGCGATCACATTCCGCTGATGATCGGCGGCAGCGGCGAGAAGAAGACGATCCCGCTCGCGGCGCGGCATTTCGACCACCTCAACGTGATCGCCGGCTTCGACGAGCTCGCCAGGAAGGTCGAGGTCGTCCGCCAACGGTGCGAGGAGATCGACCGCGATCCGGCCACGCTGGAAACCAGCATGCTGGTCGGGGCGGTCGTCGGCGAAGGCGTCTCCGCCGACATGATCCCCGAGGATTTCCGGCAGCGGATGGTGGCCGGCACCCCCGACCAGGTGGCCGAACAGATCAAGGCCAAGGTCCTCGACGCGGGCATCGACGGCGTGATCGTGTTCCTGCCCACCGGGATGGTCGGTTACCAACCGGGGCAGATCTCCGCGCTGGGTGAGGCGTTGAAGCCGCTGGTCAGCGCTTGA
- a CDS encoding urease subunit beta has translation MIPGEIVFGDGDIEINGHGPRLELDIVNTGDRPVQVGSHVHVPQANSALDFDRAAARGYRFDIPAGTAIRFEPGVAQHVRLVPLGGRREVHGLSLDPPGRLDEK, from the coding sequence ATGATTCCAGGCGAGATCGTCTTCGGCGACGGCGACATCGAGATCAACGGGCACGGTCCGCGGCTCGAGCTGGACATCGTCAACACCGGGGACCGGCCGGTGCAGGTCGGCAGCCACGTCCATGTGCCGCAGGCCAACAGCGCGCTGGACTTCGACCGGGCCGCCGCGCGCGGGTACCGGTTCGACATCCCCGCCGGCACCGCGATCCGGTTCGAACCCGGTGTCGCGCAACATGTCCGGCTGGTCCCGCTGGGTGGTAGGCGGGAAGTGCACGGCCTGAGCCTGGATCCGCCGGGACGATTGGACGAGAAATGA
- a CDS encoding iron reductase, with translation MTVLVEDPLIASMAISRTLPIHESSRRLRELYRECPRVYGVAVMGDLSRRRWWPLTDLLTTDRLTAMFEAGVAETESPAAVAQQLAATFAHVVVGRVIPLLAVEGRAWDTGLENLWAHVDSEGAIDWVGVVDPTLRALPEDPFFASRRGFRSAHDGIVALPSEAALTTWIAHRSHCALGPVFARLAAVSGGAITVAAMWHIVGATVVSAATQTPLLAGTSEVDSMRRSQAVLDALVGFGLPVRGTSRANAGKLLLN, from the coding sequence ATGACGGTTCTCGTCGAGGATCCCCTGATCGCGAGCATGGCGATCAGCCGCACGCTGCCGATACATGAATCGAGCCGCCGGCTCCGGGAGCTCTACCGCGAATGTCCGCGCGTCTACGGCGTCGCGGTGATGGGCGATCTGTCGCGGCGCCGGTGGTGGCCACTGACCGACCTCCTGACCACGGACCGTCTGACCGCGATGTTCGAGGCCGGCGTGGCCGAGACCGAGAGCCCGGCCGCGGTGGCCCAGCAGCTGGCAGCCACGTTCGCCCACGTCGTCGTCGGCCGGGTGATACCGCTGCTGGCCGTCGAGGGGCGGGCCTGGGACACCGGCTTGGAGAACCTGTGGGCGCATGTCGACTCCGAGGGCGCCATCGACTGGGTCGGGGTGGTCGATCCCACCCTGCGCGCATTGCCGGAGGACCCGTTCTTCGCGTCGCGCCGCGGCTTCCGATCCGCGCACGACGGCATCGTCGCTCTCCCCAGCGAGGCGGCACTGACCACCTGGATCGCCCATCGCAGCCATTGCGCACTCGGACCGGTCTTCGCCAGGCTCGCCGCCGTCAGCGGCGGCGCGATCACAGTGGCGGCGATGTGGCACATCGTGGGCGCCACCGTGGTCAGCGCGGCCACCCAGACGCCGTTGCTGGCCGGCACGAGCGAGGTGGACAGCATGCGCCGCAGCCAGGCGGTGCTCGACGCGCTGGTCGGATTCGGGCTGCCGGTGCGCGGGACATCCCGGGCGAATGCCGGAAAGCTCTTGCTTAATTAG
- the ureG gene encoding urease accessory protein UreG: protein MPPHFLDGQPHQHTDRPRRVRRPGEPLRIGVGGPVGSGKTALVAALCRRLRDELSLAVLTNDIYTTEDADFLRRNAVLPDDRIAAVQTGGCPHTAIRDDITANLDAIDDLVAAHSGPGQGLDLILVESGGDNLTATFSSGLVDVQIFVIDVAGGDKVPRKGGPGVTFSDLLVINKTDLAPMVGADLDVMRRDAAAVRSGRPFELISLADDPAATPVLGWVREQLRVAQEV, encoded by the coding sequence ATGCCACCGCATTTCCTGGACGGCCAGCCGCACCAGCACACCGACCGCCCCCGCCGGGTGCGCCGACCGGGGGAGCCGTTGCGCATCGGTGTCGGCGGCCCTGTCGGCTCCGGAAAGACCGCGCTGGTGGCCGCACTGTGCCGCCGGCTGCGGGACGAGTTGTCGCTGGCGGTACTGACCAACGACATCTACACCACCGAGGATGCGGACTTCCTGCGGCGCAACGCCGTGCTGCCCGACGACCGCATCGCCGCGGTGCAGACCGGGGGCTGCCCGCACACCGCGATCCGTGACGACATCACCGCCAACCTGGACGCCATCGACGATCTCGTGGCCGCGCACTCGGGTCCCGGTCAGGGCCTGGACCTGATCCTGGTCGAGTCCGGCGGCGACAACCTGACCGCGACGTTCTCCTCCGGCCTGGTCGACGTCCAGATCTTCGTCATCGACGTCGCCGGCGGCGACAAGGTGCCGCGCAAAGGCGGTCCCGGTGTCACCTTCTCGGATCTGTTGGTCATCAACAAGACCGATCTCGCGCCGATGGTCGGCGCCGACCTCGACGTGATGCGCCGGGACGCGGCCGCGGTGCGCAGCGGCCGGCCCTTCGAGCTGATCTCGTTGGCCGACGACCCGGCGGCGACGCCGGTCCTGGGCTGGGTGCGCGAACAGCTCCGGGTCGCCCAGGAGGTGTAG
- a CDS encoding urease accessory UreF family protein — protein MTNLATLLTLSDSRLPTGGHVHSGGVEEGVTSGLVVDLVTLQAYLARRIRTSGLVTASLAAAVHGGTLCAAAGQAGDAETDARTPSPAARAASRAQGRGLVRLARRVWPGQDWDALGPTPHLAVAAGVAGRVGGLLPEHTALSLVYTTMTGSATAAQRLLALDPGDVAALTFALSPLCEETAAEAAKDLADLSDPLLDVLAERHLDRERPLFAS, from the coding sequence ATGACCAACCTCGCCACGCTGCTCACCCTGTCGGACTCCCGGCTTCCCACCGGCGGCCACGTGCACTCCGGCGGCGTGGAGGAGGGGGTGACCAGCGGGCTGGTGGTCGACCTGGTCACGCTGCAGGCGTATCTGGCGCGCCGGATCCGCACCAGCGGGCTGGTCACCGCGTCGCTGGCAGCGGCGGTGCACGGCGGAACGCTGTGCGCGGCGGCCGGTCAGGCCGGTGACGCCGAAACCGATGCGCGCACACCGTCTCCCGCGGCCCGTGCGGCCTCGCGCGCGCAGGGCCGCGGCCTGGTCCGGCTCGCCCGCCGGGTTTGGCCCGGCCAGGACTGGGACGCGCTGGGACCCACGCCGCACCTCGCGGTGGCCGCCGGGGTGGCCGGCCGGGTCGGCGGCCTACTCCCCGAACACACCGCGCTGTCGTTGGTGTACACGACGATGACCGGCTCGGCCACCGCCGCGCAGCGCCTGCTCGCCCTCGATCCCGGCGACGTCGCGGCGCTCACGTTCGCGCTGTCGCCGCTGTGCGAGGAGACCGCCGCCGAGGCCGCCAAGGATCTCGCCGATCTGTCCGATCCGCTGCTCGACGTGCTCGCCGAGCGCCACCTCGACCGCGAACGCCCACTGTTCGCCTCCTAG
- a CDS encoding urease subunit alpha, translating to MTQISRSHYAALYGPTTGDRIRLADTDLFIEITEDRSGGPGRAGDEAVFGGGKVLRESMGQSRATRAEGAPDTVITGAVILDHWGIIKADIGIRDGRITAIGKAGNPDIMSGVHPDLVVGPSTEIIAGNGRIVTAGAIDCHVHLICPQIMEEALGGGITTIVAGGTGPAEGSKATTVTPGAWHLARMLEALDTWPVNVALLGKGNTVSAEAMWEQLRGGAAGFKLHEDWGTTPAAIDACLTVCDAAGVQANIHTDTLNEAGFVEDTLAAIKGRSIHAYHTEGAGGGHAPDIITVAGHPNVLPSSTNPTRPHTVNTLDEHLDMLMVCHHLNPGVPEDLAFAESRIRPSTIAAEDLLHDIGAISMIGSDSQAMGRIGEVVMRTWQTAHVMKRRRGFLPGDNGADNARAQRYVAKYTICPAVAHGMDSEIGSVEVGKLADLVLWEPAFFGVRPHAVVKGGMIAWAAMGDANASIPTPQPVLPRPMFGAAPAAAAATSVHFVAPQAIEDGLADRIAVNRRLVPVGNVRGVGKAQMPRNDATPDIEVDPDTFTVRIDGEVWQEQPATELPMAQRYFLF from the coding sequence ATGACGCAGATCTCCCGGTCGCACTACGCGGCGCTGTACGGACCGACCACCGGCGATCGGATCCGGCTGGCCGACACCGACCTTTTCATCGAGATCACCGAGGACCGCAGCGGCGGGCCGGGCCGCGCCGGCGACGAAGCGGTGTTCGGCGGCGGCAAGGTGCTGCGCGAATCGATGGGCCAGTCGCGGGCCACCCGCGCCGAGGGCGCCCCCGACACCGTCATCACCGGCGCGGTGATTCTCGATCACTGGGGGATCATCAAGGCCGACATCGGGATTCGTGACGGCAGGATCACCGCGATCGGCAAGGCGGGCAATCCCGACATCATGTCGGGCGTGCACCCGGACCTGGTGGTCGGGCCGTCGACCGAGATCATCGCCGGCAACGGCCGCATCGTCACCGCGGGGGCCATTGACTGCCATGTGCACCTGATCTGCCCGCAGATCATGGAGGAGGCGCTCGGCGGCGGCATCACCACCATCGTCGCCGGCGGCACCGGGCCGGCCGAGGGCAGCAAGGCCACCACTGTGACCCCCGGCGCCTGGCACCTGGCCCGCATGCTGGAGGCGCTGGACACCTGGCCGGTCAACGTCGCGCTGCTCGGCAAGGGCAACACGGTCAGCGCCGAAGCCATGTGGGAGCAGTTGCGCGGTGGCGCAGCGGGTTTCAAGCTGCACGAGGACTGGGGGACCACGCCGGCGGCGATCGACGCCTGCCTGACGGTGTGCGACGCCGCCGGGGTACAGGCCAACATCCACACCGACACGCTCAACGAGGCCGGGTTCGTCGAGGACACCCTCGCCGCGATCAAGGGCCGGTCGATCCACGCCTATCACACCGAGGGCGCAGGCGGCGGGCACGCACCCGACATCATCACCGTCGCAGGCCACCCCAACGTGCTGCCCAGTTCGACCAACCCGACGCGGCCCCACACGGTGAACACCCTCGACGAGCATCTCGACATGCTGATGGTGTGCCACCACCTGAACCCCGGGGTGCCCGAGGACCTGGCGTTCGCGGAGAGCCGGATCCGGCCGTCGACCATCGCCGCCGAGGACCTGCTGCACGACATCGGCGCGATCTCGATGATCGGCAGCGACTCGCAGGCGATGGGCCGCATCGGCGAGGTGGTGATGCGCACCTGGCAGACCGCGCACGTGATGAAGCGCCGCCGCGGATTCCTGCCGGGGGACAACGGCGCCGACAACGCCCGCGCGCAGCGCTACGTCGCCAAGTACACGATCTGCCCGGCCGTCGCCCACGGGATGGACAGCGAGATCGGTTCGGTCGAGGTCGGCAAGCTCGCCGACCTGGTGCTGTGGGAGCCGGCGTTCTTCGGTGTGCGCCCGCACGCCGTGGTCAAGGGCGGGATGATCGCGTGGGCGGCGATGGGGGACGCGAACGCGTCGATCCCGACACCACAGCCGGTGCTGCCGCGCCCGATGTTCGGCGCCGCGCCCGCGGCGGCCGCGGCGACGTCGGTGCACTTCGTGGCACCGCAGGCGATCGAGGACGGTCTGGCCGACCGGATCGCGGTGAACCGCAGGCTGGTCCCGGTCGGCAACGTCCGCGGCGTCGGCAAGGCGCAGATGCCCCGCAACGACGCGACTCCCGACATCGAGGTGGATCCGGACACCTTCACGGTGCGCATCGACGGCGAGGTCTGGCAGGAACAGCCCGCGACCGAACTACCGATGGCCCAGCGCTACTTCCTGTTCTGA